In the genome of Anabas testudineus chromosome 4, fAnaTes1.2, whole genome shotgun sequence, one region contains:
- the lhx9 gene encoding LIM/homeobox protein Lhx9 isoform X3 produces MEVVGCKTEASSCTLRPGPGAMLFHGISGDHIQGIMEEMERRSKTDSRLAKGMQLNGRESTMPSMSPEKPALCAGCGGKISDRYYLLAVDKQWHLRCLKCCECKLALESELTCFAKDGSIYCKEDYYRRFSVQRCARCHLGISASEMVMRARDSVYHLSCFTCTTCNKTLTTGDHFGMKDSLVYCRLHFETLVQGPDYHPQLNFAELAAKGGGLSLPYFNGTGTAQKGRPRKRKSPAMGIDIPSYNTGCNENDADHLDRDQQAYPPTQKTKRMRTSFKHHQLRTMKSYFAINHNPDAKDLKQLAQKTGLTKRVLQVWFQNARAKFRRNVLRQENGGVDKADGTSLPPPSSDSGALTPPSSAATLTDLTNPSITVVTSVTSSLDSHDSGSPSQTTLTNLF; encoded by the exons ATGGAAGTTGTGGGCTGCAAGACAGAGGCAAGCAGTTGCACGTTGCGTCCAGGACCGGGAGCCATGCTTTTCCACGGGATCTCCGGGGATCACATCCAAGGGATcatggaggagatggagagaaggtCGAAAACGGATTCGCGCCTGGCGAAGGGCATGCAGCTCAACGGGAGAGAGTCG ACCATGCCTTCTATGAGCCCGGAGAAGCCTGCTCTGTGTGCCGGCTGTGGCGGCAAGATTTCGGATAGATACTACCTCCTGGCCGTGGACAAACAGTGGCACCTGCGGTGTCTCAAATGCTGTGAATGTAAACTAGCGCTGGAGTCGGAGCTAACGTGTTTTGCCAAGGATGGGAGTATCTACTGCAAGGAGGATTACTACAG AAGGTTCTCCGTGCAGAGGTGCGCACGCTGCCACCTCGGGATATCGGCCTCGGAGATGGTGATGAGAGCGCGCGACTCCGTGTACCACCTGAGCTGCTTCACGTGCACCACTTGCAACAAGACGCTGACAACCGGAGACCACTTCGGCATGAAGGACAGCCTGGTGTACTGCCGGCTCCACTTCGAGACGCTGGTGCAGGGGCCAGACTACCACCCTCAGCTCAACTTCGCGGAGCTGGCAGCGAAGGGCGGCGGCCTCAGCCTCCCGTACTTCAACGGCACCGGCACGGCACAGAAGGGAAGGCCGCGCAAGAGGAAGAGCCCGGCCATGGGGATAGATATACCCAGCTACAACACAG GCTGTAACGAGAACGACGCCGATCACTTGGACCGAGACCAGCAGGCCTACCCTCCAACACAGAAGACCAAACGCATGCGGACCTCGTTCAAACACCATCAGCTGCGGACAATGAAATCCTACTTTGCCATCAACCACAACCCAGATGCCAAGGACTTAAAGCAGCTGGCCCAGAAAACAGGGCTCACTAAGAGAGTTCTACAG GTTTGGTTCCAAAACGCAAGAGCCAAATTCAGAAGGAACGTTTTGCGACAGGAGAATGGAGGTGTTGATAAGGCTGATGGCACCTCACTCCCTCCACCCTCGTCCGACAGTGGGGCCCTGACCCCCCCCTCCAGCGCGGCCACACTAACAGACCTGACAAACCCCTCTATCACTGTAGTGACCTCCGTCACCTCTAGTTTGGACAGCCATGATTCGGGGAGCCCTTCACAAACTACCTTGACAAACCTTTTCTAA
- the lhx9 gene encoding LIM/homeobox protein Lhx9 isoform X6, producing MEVVGCKTEASSCTLRPGPGAMLFHGISGDHIQGIMEEMERRSKTDSRLAKGMQLNGRESTMPSMSPEKPALCAGCGGKISDRYYLLAVDKQWHLRCLKCCECKLALESELTCFAKDGSIYCKEDYYRRFSVQRCARCHLGISASEMVMRARDSVYHLSCFTCTTCNKTLTTGDHFGMKDSLVYCRLHFETLVQGPDYHPQLNFAELAAKGGGLSLPYFNGTGTAQKGRPRKRKSPAMGIDIPSYNTGCNENDADHLDRDQQAYPPTQKTKRMRTSFKHHQLRTMKSYFAINHNPDAKDLKQLAQKTGLTKRVLQGEQILGHYSHTSRRLKIP from the exons ATGGAAGTTGTGGGCTGCAAGACAGAGGCAAGCAGTTGCACGTTGCGTCCAGGACCGGGAGCCATGCTTTTCCACGGGATCTCCGGGGATCACATCCAAGGGATcatggaggagatggagagaaggtCGAAAACGGATTCGCGCCTGGCGAAGGGCATGCAGCTCAACGGGAGAGAGTCG ACCATGCCTTCTATGAGCCCGGAGAAGCCTGCTCTGTGTGCCGGCTGTGGCGGCAAGATTTCGGATAGATACTACCTCCTGGCCGTGGACAAACAGTGGCACCTGCGGTGTCTCAAATGCTGTGAATGTAAACTAGCGCTGGAGTCGGAGCTAACGTGTTTTGCCAAGGATGGGAGTATCTACTGCAAGGAGGATTACTACAG AAGGTTCTCCGTGCAGAGGTGCGCACGCTGCCACCTCGGGATATCGGCCTCGGAGATGGTGATGAGAGCGCGCGACTCCGTGTACCACCTGAGCTGCTTCACGTGCACCACTTGCAACAAGACGCTGACAACCGGAGACCACTTCGGCATGAAGGACAGCCTGGTGTACTGCCGGCTCCACTTCGAGACGCTGGTGCAGGGGCCAGACTACCACCCTCAGCTCAACTTCGCGGAGCTGGCAGCGAAGGGCGGCGGCCTCAGCCTCCCGTACTTCAACGGCACCGGCACGGCACAGAAGGGAAGGCCGCGCAAGAGGAAGAGCCCGGCCATGGGGATAGATATACCCAGCTACAACACAG GCTGTAACGAGAACGACGCCGATCACTTGGACCGAGACCAGCAGGCCTACCCTCCAACACAGAAGACCAAACGCATGCGGACCTCGTTCAAACACCATCAGCTGCGGACAATGAAATCCTACTTTGCCATCAACCACAACCCAGATGCCAAGGACTTAAAGCAGCTGGCCCAGAAAACAGGGCTCACTAAGAGAGTTCTACAG GGAGAACAAATCTTGGGGCATTACAGCCATACATCCCGACGTTTGAAAATTCCCTAA
- the lhx9 gene encoding LIM/homeobox protein Lhx9 isoform X4: MEVVGCKTEASSCTLRPGPGAMLFHGISGDHIQGIMEEMERRSKTDSRLAKGMQLNGRESTMPSMSPEKPALCAGCGGKISDRYYLLAVDKQWHLRCLKCCECKLALESELTCFAKDGSIYCKEDYYRFSVQRCARCHLGISASEMVMRARDSVYHLSCFTCTTCNKTLTTGDHFGMKDSLVYCRLHFETLVQGPDYHPQLNFAELAAKGGGLSLPYFNGTGTAQKGRPRKRKSPAMGIDIPSYNTGCNENDADHLDRDQQAYPPTQKTKRMRTSFKHHQLRTMKSYFAINHNPDAKDLKQLAQKTGLTKRVLQVWFQNARAKFRRNVLRQENGGVDKADGTSLPPPSSDSGALTPPSSAATLTDLTNPSITVVTSVTSSLDSHDSGSPSQTTLTNLF; this comes from the exons ATGGAAGTTGTGGGCTGCAAGACAGAGGCAAGCAGTTGCACGTTGCGTCCAGGACCGGGAGCCATGCTTTTCCACGGGATCTCCGGGGATCACATCCAAGGGATcatggaggagatggagagaaggtCGAAAACGGATTCGCGCCTGGCGAAGGGCATGCAGCTCAACGGGAGAGAGTCG ACCATGCCTTCTATGAGCCCGGAGAAGCCTGCTCTGTGTGCCGGCTGTGGCGGCAAGATTTCGGATAGATACTACCTCCTGGCCGTGGACAAACAGTGGCACCTGCGGTGTCTCAAATGCTGTGAATGTAAACTAGCGCTGGAGTCGGAGCTAACGTGTTTTGCCAAGGATGGGAGTATCTACTGCAAGGAGGATTACTACAG GTTCTCCGTGCAGAGGTGCGCACGCTGCCACCTCGGGATATCGGCCTCGGAGATGGTGATGAGAGCGCGCGACTCCGTGTACCACCTGAGCTGCTTCACGTGCACCACTTGCAACAAGACGCTGACAACCGGAGACCACTTCGGCATGAAGGACAGCCTGGTGTACTGCCGGCTCCACTTCGAGACGCTGGTGCAGGGGCCAGACTACCACCCTCAGCTCAACTTCGCGGAGCTGGCAGCGAAGGGCGGCGGCCTCAGCCTCCCGTACTTCAACGGCACCGGCACGGCACAGAAGGGAAGGCCGCGCAAGAGGAAGAGCCCGGCCATGGGGATAGATATACCCAGCTACAACACAG GCTGTAACGAGAACGACGCCGATCACTTGGACCGAGACCAGCAGGCCTACCCTCCAACACAGAAGACCAAACGCATGCGGACCTCGTTCAAACACCATCAGCTGCGGACAATGAAATCCTACTTTGCCATCAACCACAACCCAGATGCCAAGGACTTAAAGCAGCTGGCCCAGAAAACAGGGCTCACTAAGAGAGTTCTACAG GTTTGGTTCCAAAACGCAAGAGCCAAATTCAGAAGGAACGTTTTGCGACAGGAGAATGGAGGTGTTGATAAGGCTGATGGCACCTCACTCCCTCCACCCTCGTCCGACAGTGGGGCCCTGACCCCCCCCTCCAGCGCGGCCACACTAACAGACCTGACAAACCCCTCTATCACTGTAGTGACCTCCGTCACCTCTAGTTTGGACAGCCATGATTCGGGGAGCCCTTCACAAACTACCTTGACAAACCTTTTCTAA
- the lhx9 gene encoding LIM/homeobox protein Lhx9 isoform X5 codes for MEVVGCKTEASSCTLRPGPGAMLFHGISGDHIQGIMEEMERRSKTDSRLAKGMQLNGRESLLEESSFHEVSPLSLTQTMPSMSPEKPALCAGCGGKISDRYYLLAVDKQWHLRCLKCCECKLALESELTCFAKDGSIYCKEDYYRRFSVQRCARCHLGISASEMVMRARDSVYHLSCFTCTTCNKTLTTGDHFGMKDSLVYCRLHFETLVQGPDYHPQLNFAELAAKGGGLSLPYFNGTGTAQKGRPRKRKSPAMGIDIPSYNTGCNENDADHLDRDQQAYPPTQKTKRMRTSFKHHQLRTMKSYFAINHNPDAKDLKQLAQKTGLTKRVLQGEQILGHYSHTSRRLKIP; via the exons ATGGAAGTTGTGGGCTGCAAGACAGAGGCAAGCAGTTGCACGTTGCGTCCAGGACCGGGAGCCATGCTTTTCCACGGGATCTCCGGGGATCACATCCAAGGGATcatggaggagatggagagaaggtCGAAAACGGATTCGCGCCTGGCGAAGGGCATGCAGCTCAACGGGAGAGAGTCG CTTCTTGAAGAAAGTAGTTTCCATGAggtttctcctctctctctgacccAGACCATGCCTTCTATGAGCCCGGAGAAGCCTGCTCTGTGTGCCGGCTGTGGCGGCAAGATTTCGGATAGATACTACCTCCTGGCCGTGGACAAACAGTGGCACCTGCGGTGTCTCAAATGCTGTGAATGTAAACTAGCGCTGGAGTCGGAGCTAACGTGTTTTGCCAAGGATGGGAGTATCTACTGCAAGGAGGATTACTACAG AAGGTTCTCCGTGCAGAGGTGCGCACGCTGCCACCTCGGGATATCGGCCTCGGAGATGGTGATGAGAGCGCGCGACTCCGTGTACCACCTGAGCTGCTTCACGTGCACCACTTGCAACAAGACGCTGACAACCGGAGACCACTTCGGCATGAAGGACAGCCTGGTGTACTGCCGGCTCCACTTCGAGACGCTGGTGCAGGGGCCAGACTACCACCCTCAGCTCAACTTCGCGGAGCTGGCAGCGAAGGGCGGCGGCCTCAGCCTCCCGTACTTCAACGGCACCGGCACGGCACAGAAGGGAAGGCCGCGCAAGAGGAAGAGCCCGGCCATGGGGATAGATATACCCAGCTACAACACAG GCTGTAACGAGAACGACGCCGATCACTTGGACCGAGACCAGCAGGCCTACCCTCCAACACAGAAGACCAAACGCATGCGGACCTCGTTCAAACACCATCAGCTGCGGACAATGAAATCCTACTTTGCCATCAACCACAACCCAGATGCCAAGGACTTAAAGCAGCTGGCCCAGAAAACAGGGCTCACTAAGAGAGTTCTACAG GGAGAACAAATCTTGGGGCATTACAGCCATACATCCCGACGTTTGAAAATTCCCTAA
- the lhx9 gene encoding LIM/homeobox protein Lhx9 isoform X2 yields the protein MEVVGCKTEASSCTLRPGPGAMLFHGISGDHIQGIMEEMERRSKTDSRLAKGMQLNGRESLLEESSFHEVSPLSLTQTMPSMSPEKPALCAGCGGKISDRYYLLAVDKQWHLRCLKCCECKLALESELTCFAKDGSIYCKEDYYRFSVQRCARCHLGISASEMVMRARDSVYHLSCFTCTTCNKTLTTGDHFGMKDSLVYCRLHFETLVQGPDYHPQLNFAELAAKGGGLSLPYFNGTGTAQKGRPRKRKSPAMGIDIPSYNTGCNENDADHLDRDQQAYPPTQKTKRMRTSFKHHQLRTMKSYFAINHNPDAKDLKQLAQKTGLTKRVLQVWFQNARAKFRRNVLRQENGGVDKADGTSLPPPSSDSGALTPPSSAATLTDLTNPSITVVTSVTSSLDSHDSGSPSQTTLTNLF from the exons ATGGAAGTTGTGGGCTGCAAGACAGAGGCAAGCAGTTGCACGTTGCGTCCAGGACCGGGAGCCATGCTTTTCCACGGGATCTCCGGGGATCACATCCAAGGGATcatggaggagatggagagaaggtCGAAAACGGATTCGCGCCTGGCGAAGGGCATGCAGCTCAACGGGAGAGAGTCG CTTCTTGAAGAAAGTAGTTTCCATGAggtttctcctctctctctgacccAGACCATGCCTTCTATGAGCCCGGAGAAGCCTGCTCTGTGTGCCGGCTGTGGCGGCAAGATTTCGGATAGATACTACCTCCTGGCCGTGGACAAACAGTGGCACCTGCGGTGTCTCAAATGCTGTGAATGTAAACTAGCGCTGGAGTCGGAGCTAACGTGTTTTGCCAAGGATGGGAGTATCTACTGCAAGGAGGATTACTACAG GTTCTCCGTGCAGAGGTGCGCACGCTGCCACCTCGGGATATCGGCCTCGGAGATGGTGATGAGAGCGCGCGACTCCGTGTACCACCTGAGCTGCTTCACGTGCACCACTTGCAACAAGACGCTGACAACCGGAGACCACTTCGGCATGAAGGACAGCCTGGTGTACTGCCGGCTCCACTTCGAGACGCTGGTGCAGGGGCCAGACTACCACCCTCAGCTCAACTTCGCGGAGCTGGCAGCGAAGGGCGGCGGCCTCAGCCTCCCGTACTTCAACGGCACCGGCACGGCACAGAAGGGAAGGCCGCGCAAGAGGAAGAGCCCGGCCATGGGGATAGATATACCCAGCTACAACACAG GCTGTAACGAGAACGACGCCGATCACTTGGACCGAGACCAGCAGGCCTACCCTCCAACACAGAAGACCAAACGCATGCGGACCTCGTTCAAACACCATCAGCTGCGGACAATGAAATCCTACTTTGCCATCAACCACAACCCAGATGCCAAGGACTTAAAGCAGCTGGCCCAGAAAACAGGGCTCACTAAGAGAGTTCTACAG GTTTGGTTCCAAAACGCAAGAGCCAAATTCAGAAGGAACGTTTTGCGACAGGAGAATGGAGGTGTTGATAAGGCTGATGGCACCTCACTCCCTCCACCCTCGTCCGACAGTGGGGCCCTGACCCCCCCCTCCAGCGCGGCCACACTAACAGACCTGACAAACCCCTCTATCACTGTAGTGACCTCCGTCACCTCTAGTTTGGACAGCCATGATTCGGGGAGCCCTTCACAAACTACCTTGACAAACCTTTTCTAA
- the lhx9 gene encoding LIM/homeobox protein Lhx9 isoform X1, whose protein sequence is MEVVGCKTEASSCTLRPGPGAMLFHGISGDHIQGIMEEMERRSKTDSRLAKGMQLNGRESLLEESSFHEVSPLSLTQTMPSMSPEKPALCAGCGGKISDRYYLLAVDKQWHLRCLKCCECKLALESELTCFAKDGSIYCKEDYYRRFSVQRCARCHLGISASEMVMRARDSVYHLSCFTCTTCNKTLTTGDHFGMKDSLVYCRLHFETLVQGPDYHPQLNFAELAAKGGGLSLPYFNGTGTAQKGRPRKRKSPAMGIDIPSYNTGCNENDADHLDRDQQAYPPTQKTKRMRTSFKHHQLRTMKSYFAINHNPDAKDLKQLAQKTGLTKRVLQVWFQNARAKFRRNVLRQENGGVDKADGTSLPPPSSDSGALTPPSSAATLTDLTNPSITVVTSVTSSLDSHDSGSPSQTTLTNLF, encoded by the exons ATGGAAGTTGTGGGCTGCAAGACAGAGGCAAGCAGTTGCACGTTGCGTCCAGGACCGGGAGCCATGCTTTTCCACGGGATCTCCGGGGATCACATCCAAGGGATcatggaggagatggagagaaggtCGAAAACGGATTCGCGCCTGGCGAAGGGCATGCAGCTCAACGGGAGAGAGTCG CTTCTTGAAGAAAGTAGTTTCCATGAggtttctcctctctctctgacccAGACCATGCCTTCTATGAGCCCGGAGAAGCCTGCTCTGTGTGCCGGCTGTGGCGGCAAGATTTCGGATAGATACTACCTCCTGGCCGTGGACAAACAGTGGCACCTGCGGTGTCTCAAATGCTGTGAATGTAAACTAGCGCTGGAGTCGGAGCTAACGTGTTTTGCCAAGGATGGGAGTATCTACTGCAAGGAGGATTACTACAG AAGGTTCTCCGTGCAGAGGTGCGCACGCTGCCACCTCGGGATATCGGCCTCGGAGATGGTGATGAGAGCGCGCGACTCCGTGTACCACCTGAGCTGCTTCACGTGCACCACTTGCAACAAGACGCTGACAACCGGAGACCACTTCGGCATGAAGGACAGCCTGGTGTACTGCCGGCTCCACTTCGAGACGCTGGTGCAGGGGCCAGACTACCACCCTCAGCTCAACTTCGCGGAGCTGGCAGCGAAGGGCGGCGGCCTCAGCCTCCCGTACTTCAACGGCACCGGCACGGCACAGAAGGGAAGGCCGCGCAAGAGGAAGAGCCCGGCCATGGGGATAGATATACCCAGCTACAACACAG GCTGTAACGAGAACGACGCCGATCACTTGGACCGAGACCAGCAGGCCTACCCTCCAACACAGAAGACCAAACGCATGCGGACCTCGTTCAAACACCATCAGCTGCGGACAATGAAATCCTACTTTGCCATCAACCACAACCCAGATGCCAAGGACTTAAAGCAGCTGGCCCAGAAAACAGGGCTCACTAAGAGAGTTCTACAG GTTTGGTTCCAAAACGCAAGAGCCAAATTCAGAAGGAACGTTTTGCGACAGGAGAATGGAGGTGTTGATAAGGCTGATGGCACCTCACTCCCTCCACCCTCGTCCGACAGTGGGGCCCTGACCCCCCCCTCCAGCGCGGCCACACTAACAGACCTGACAAACCCCTCTATCACTGTAGTGACCTCCGTCACCTCTAGTTTGGACAGCCATGATTCGGGGAGCCCTTCACAAACTACCTTGACAAACCTTTTCTAA